The Impatiens glandulifera chromosome 8, dImpGla2.1, whole genome shotgun sequence genome includes a window with the following:
- the LOC124911945 gene encoding BTB/POZ domain-containing protein At1g30440-like: protein MACMKLGSKADAFQRQGRAWFCTTGLPSDITVEVGDMSFHLHKFPLLSRSGVMERLIAEASAEERDETCIIKLYGIPGEAKTFELIAKFCYGVKLELTSSNVVHLRCASEHLEMTEEYGEGNLISQTEMFLNQVVLRSWRDSLKALQSCEEILLQAEELNVTKRCLESLASKAGTDPNLFGWPVKDHTGPLQSPCGSVLWNGISTGAKPKNSASDWWYEDASTLSLPLYKRLVSSVESCGVNQEIIAGSLARYAKTYIPGLSRRQSSTRLASSLPSEEEQKVLIEEIDRLLPMRTGLVSTKFLSSLLRTAIILRSSQTCISNLEKRVGMQLEQATLEDLLMPSFSYSLETLYNVDCVERILEHFLDMDRVSAGTASPCSFDDGRLIDSPSLTPITMVAKLIDGYLTEIASDVNLSLSRFQNLAASVPDYSRPLDDGLYRAIDTYLKSHPSLVDSEREQLCRLMDCQKLSLEACTHAAQNERLPLRVIVQVLFFEQLQLRTSIASCFLVSDNLDGSRQLRSGAMVAGSSEDGGWAASSESHVLKEGMDSMRSRVAELEKECSDMREEISKLGGRTKGSSSSWGLWGNLTRKLGFKMKSHLCNAEDSLVHLENNMAGLKMIDQAKDRQCGEGVNNCPLER, encoded by the exons ATGGCTTGTATGAAGTTGGGATCTAAAGCTGATGCTTTTCAAAGACAAGGGCGGGCTTG GTTTTGTACAACAGGCTTGCCTAGTGACATAACTGTTGAAGTTGGTGATATGTCCTTCCATCTGCACAAG TTTCCTTTGCTTTCCAGAAGTGGGGTTATGGAAAGACTGATTGCAGAAGCATCAGCTGAAGAACGAGACGAAACCTGCATCATCAAGCTCTACGGCATACCTGGCGAAGCCAAAACATTTGAGCTTATAGCCAAATTCTGTTACGGAGTCAAACTCGAACTCACATCTTCAAATGTAGTTCATCTACGATGTGCTTCAGAGCATCTTGAAATGACAGAAGAGTACGGTGAGGGCAATCTCATCTCACAAACAGAAATGTTTCTCAATCAAGTTGTTCTTCGTAGCTGGCGAGATTCGTTAAAAGCACTCCAATCATGCGAGGAGATTCTCCTGCAAGCAGAGGAACTCAATGTAACAAAGAGGTGTCTTGAATCGTTAGCCTCCAAAGCGGGTACTGATCCAAATCTATTTGGGTGGCCTGTTAAGGACCATACGGGTCCTTTGCAGAGTCCGTGTGGGAGCGTTTTGTGGAACGGTATAAGCACGGGTGCTAAACCGAAAAACTCGGCTTCGGATTGGTGGTATGAGGATGCCTCTACTTTGAGTTTGCCTCTTTACAAGCGTTTGGTTTCGTCAGTTGAATCTTGCGGTGTTAATCAAGAGATCATCGCGGGTTCTCTCGCTCGTTACGCCAAAACATACATACCCGGTTTGAGTAGGCGACAGTCATCGACCCGTTTGGCTTCCTCACTACCCTCTGAGGAAGAACAGAAGGTTTTGATAGAAGAGATCGATAGATTGCTCCCTATGCGGACTGGATTGGTTTCGACTAAATTCCTAAGCAGCCTTCTGCGTACGGCGATTATTCTTCGTTCGAGCCAGACTTGCATATCGAATTTGGAGAAACGAGTTGGGATGCAGCTCGAGCAGGCGACTCTAGAGGATCTCTTAATGCCTAGTTTCTCTTATTCGTTGGAGACCCTTTACAATGTGGACTGCGTCGAACGAATTCTTGAGCATTTTCTTGATATGGATCGGGTTTCGGCTGGGACTGCTTCTCCTTGTTCTTTTGATGATGGACGGTTGATTGATTCGCCTTCGTTGACCCCTATAACAATGGTCGCCAAGCTAATTGATGGGTATTTAACAGAAATCGCTTCTGATGTTAATTTGAGTCTTTCCAGATTTCAGAATTTAGCTGCCTCTGTCCCAGACTATTCTCGGCCTTTGGATGATGGCCTTTACCGAGCAATTGACACTTACCTAAAG TCACACCCGTCGTTGGTAGATTCGGAAAGAGAGCAGCTTTGCAGGTTGATGGACTGCCAGAAGCTGTCGTTAGAAGCATGTACACACGCAGCCCAAAACGAGAGGCTGCCACTTAGAGTAATAGTCCAAGTCCTCTTCTTCGAGCAGCTCCAGCTAAGGACCTCGATCGCCAGCTGTTTCCTCGTATCAGACAACCTAGACGGTTCAAGACAGCTTAGGAGCGGCGCAATGGTGGCGGGATCCAGCGAGGACGGTGGTTGGGCTGCTTCCAGCGAAAGCCATGTCTTGAAGGAGGGAATGGATAGCATGAGAAGTAGGGTTGCTGAGCTAGAAAAAGAATGTTCCGATATGAGGGAGGAGATTTCTAAGCTAGGCGGGCGAACAAAGGGTTCATCTTCGTCGTGGGGTTTATGGGGAAACTTGACGAGGAAACTCGGGTTCAAGATGAAATCTCATTTGTGCAATGCAGAAGATAGCTTGGTACATTTGGAGAATAACATGGCAGGTTTGAAGATGATAGATCAGGCTAAAGATAGACAATGTGGTGAAGGAGTAAATAACTGTCCTTTGGAAAGATGA